From a region of the Eretmochelys imbricata isolate rEreImb1 chromosome 6, rEreImb1.hap1, whole genome shotgun sequence genome:
- the SRRM2 gene encoding serine/arginine repetitive matrix protein 2 isoform X3, with product MYNGIGLPTPRGSGTNGYVQRNLSAVRHKKERTDYKSEEELRKLESSLVKKPNQEILDHERKRKVELKCLELAELMEEQGYAEGEIQEKVATFRLMLVEKDVALGKEGEQQPEQKPAVTETHQLAEANEKKNERLRAAFGISENYVDGSSFDPSRRVKEAAAAKQQQEQQKQYGLVRESSSSRSPSPKQKKKKKKKDRGRSESRSPSRRERKKSSKKKKHRSESDSKKRKHRSPSPKSKHKAKEKKRKRSTSESASQKGRRGRSSSPDSSSSSESSRSRSRSVTTQKRASRPSVSPAAPPRRRADPEGAPKDAPKRDHSASPEVSRRAQSGSPREGRDKREKQSSRRSPRQRSSSLSPVSEGKQKDKDHPRQPERKSTPTLTSAREPRPQRRSPSPEPARERASSGHKRPPSKETKSPRSSSPPPKKPVADRPKSPSLVAAPSAPATTRKAPSPQPSRSGSESDEDSSSSSPERDKPAPSRQEKSRGSQRRDRSSSSPEPSQPAKAAPKPSSRRERSGTPAKSAKTRSLSKRDAKSRSRTPPSRRERSRTPPRRGGRSRTPPRRGGRSRTPPRRGRSRSRSPQWRGRSRSPQRWGRSRSRTPPRWGKSRTPQRRGRSRSPQRRGWSRSRTPQRPGWSRSRNTARRGRSRTPPRRGRSRSRTPPRRGRSRSRTPPRRGRSRSRTPPRRGRSRSRTPPRRGRSRSRTPPRRGRSRSRTPPRRGRSGSSPRREKSLISARRSRSGSSAERRKKSRLLLRRSRSDSSPEVKQKSRKVSRRSRSTSSPRLRKKSRSSPRRSRSGSSSRPKKKSRSSPRRSRSGSSPALKKKSRTPSRRRRRRSGLSPALKKKSRTPPRRSRSGSSPEVKKKSRSSPRRRRSGSSPLARKKSRSPPRRSRSRSSPVLKKKSRSPPRRSRSRSSPVLKKKSRTPPRRGRSGSSSVVKKKSRSPPVRGRSGSSPALREKSRSPPRRSRSGSSPAMREKSRSPPRRSRSGSSPAMREKSRSPPRRSRSGSSPAVREKSRSPPRRSRSGSSPAVREKSRSPPRRSRSGSSPALREKSRSPPRRSRSGSSPAVREKSRSPPRRSRSGSSPAVREKSRSPPRRSRSGSSPAVREKPRSPLKRSRSGSSPEQREKSISPPARGRSGSSPGLKKKSSSPQRQSGLGSSPAVEGKSRSSPGRSRSGSSPELKKVSKTSPRHSGAVSSPVVEEKSSLLPRCSQSGSSPEPMKKSRSPPARGRSGSSPELNDKSSSPLPRHSQSGSSPEPKKKSRSPPRCVKPGASPVVKEKSRSPQPWQSRSGSSPEVKKKSPSPPMRGVSAEQAKSRSPPSLSGSGSLLTLKGKSSSPPRRSRSGSSPGSGSKLGAVSKHSRPVVSPEATELVRILASQVKPTSPETKDKYGMSPRRSRLGSSPGIREKSRTPPSSSESSPERAEISSSPLRRSRSGSPPRPREKSRSPPRPREKSRSPPRPREKSRSPPRPREKSRSPPRPREKSRSPPRPREKSRSPPRPREKSRSPPRPREKSRSPPRPREKSRSPPRPREKSRSPPRPREKSRSPPRPREKSRSPPRPREKSRSPPRPREKSRSPPRRSRSGSSPRPREKSRSPARYGSSGSFLRSREKSRSPARYSISGSSLRLREKSRSPPRRGRSGSSPRPREKLGASPRSSRSGSSPERPKGPTRRGRSSSPSRRGKWRSSLRRGRSGSSPRRTRSRSISRRGKSRSSLRRDRSISSPGRSRSRSTSRFSRRRERSPSSPRRGRSRTPPRRARAGSSPRRRGSRQPRSRSPPKLDVSRTPASSYRGRSKASPARTRSGSGSPKRAGRRSRSPPVLEKYPKVGAADKTAPGRAEKTSPVVVVPIRRSPSCSPPAPDEASPKARKAHSPAPKIHSPRSEGSLGAVRNGGPAPAWTLNSCPVAPGGSPPAGRLPPAKGPEKVRSSSSSSSSSSSASHKVPSPLPAPLPVLPPKEEDREGPKVKSEPPAPEGPGELPDKARSGVPKLLVPLPVPPRTPSKEKRSSSTSSSSSSSSSSSSSSSSSSSDSSSSSSESSHDSPASKGPDLETAKKEPLSPAQKELAREGRPLEVAKRKRRSRSSSSSSSSSTSSSSSSSSSSSSSSSSSSSSSSSSSSSSSSSSPKPGPQPQPKAAPKKLSPEQRRSRSPRKPIDSLRDSRSLSYSPAERRRPSPPEPPPAQRERHRSP from the exons ATGTACAATGGGATAGGGCTCCCCACTCCCCGGGGCAGCGGCACCAACGGCTACGTCCAGCGCAACCTCTCGGCCGTGCGGCACAAGAAGGAGCGAACCGACTACAAGTCGGAGGAGGAGCTCAGGAAGCTGGAGTCGTCTCTGGTTAAGAAGCCCAACCAGGAGATCCTGGACCATGAGCGCAAGCGGAAGGTGGAGCTGAAATGCCTGGAGCTGGCCGAGCTCATGGAGGAACAGGG TTATGCTGAGGGCGAGATCCAGGAGAAGGTGGCGACCTTCCGGCTCATGCTCGTGGAGAAGGACGTGGCTTTGGGCaaggagggggagcagcagcctgAGCAGAAACCAGC ggtcACAGAGACCCACCAGCTGGCCGAGGCCAATGAGAAGAAGAACGAGCGGCTGAGGGCGGCTTTTGGCATCAGCGAGAATTACGTCGACGGGAGCTCGTTCGACCCCAGCCGCAGGGTGAAGGAGGCGGCGGCtgccaagcagcagcaggagcagcagaagcagTACGG cctgGTCCGTGAGTCCAGCAGCTCCCGCTCTCCATCCCCcaagcagaaaaaaaagaaaaagaagaaagacaGAGGCAG GTCAGAGAGCAGATCCCCTTCTCGAAGGGAGAGGAAAAAGAGCtctaagaaaaagaaacacag GTCTGAGTCAGACTCGAAGAAGAGGAAACACAG gtctcccagtcccaagagcaAACACAAAGCCaaggagaagaagaggaagag ATCCACCAGCGAGTCGGCATCCCAGAAGGGCCGAAGAGGTCGCTCGTCCTCtccagactcttcctcctcctcggaGAGCTCGCGGAGCAG GTCCCGGAGTGTCACCACTCAGAAACGGGCTTCCCGGCCCAGCGTGAGCCCCGCCGCGCCGCCGCGGAGGAGAGCTGACCCCGAGGGTGCCCCAAAGGATGCCCCCAAGAGAGATCACTCAGCATCCCCCGAGGTCAGCCGGCGTGCACAGAGTGGCAGCCCCCGGGAGGGTCGAGATAAGCGAGAG AAGCAGTCTTCTCGGCGCTCCCCCCGCCAGCGTTCCTCCTCCCTGTCGCCCGTCTCCGAGGGGAAGCAGAAGGACAAGGATCACCCCCGGCAGCCAGAGCGCaaatccacccccaccctgacctCGGCGCGTGAGCCACGCCCACAACGCCGCTCCCCGTCCCCCGAGCCGGCCCGGGAGAGGGCCTCGTCCGGCCACAAGCGCCCACCCTCCAAAGAGACCAAGTCCCCCCGTTCCTCCTCCCCGCCTCCGAAAAAGCCAGTGGCTGATCGCCCCAAGAGCCCGTCGCTAGTGGCTGCCCCCTCGGCACCGGCCACGACCCGGaaggccccctccccccagccatccCGCTCAGGCTCTGAGAGCGACGaagactcctcctcctcttctcccgaGCGGGATAAGCCGGCCCCAAGCAGGCAGGAGAAATCGAGGGGCTCCCAGCGCCGGGACCGCTCCAGTTCTTCCCCGGAGCCCTCCCAGCCTGCTAAGGCTGCCCCCAAGCCCTCGTCCCGGCGTGAGCGATCTGGCACCCCCGCGAAGAGTGCCAAAACCCGCTCCCTCTCAAAGAGAGACGCCAAGTCACGCTCGCGGACGCCCCCTTCCCGCAGGGAGCGCTCCCGCACCCCGCCCCGCCGGGGAGGGCGTTCCCGCACCCCGCCCCGCCGGGGAGGGCGTTCCCGCACGCCACCGAGACGGGGCCGGTCCCGATCCCGGAGCCCCCAGTGGAGAGGCAGGTCCCGGAGCCCCCAGAGATGGGGCCGTTCCCGTTCCCGCACTCCACCCAGGTGGGGAAAATCCCGTACgccccagaggagggggagaTCTCGCAGTCCTCAAAGACGAGGATGGTCCCGCTCCAGGACACCCCAGAGGCCTGGCTGGTCTAGGAGCAGGAACACGGCGAGGCGGGGTCGGTCTAGAACCCCGCCCCGGCGAGGCAGGTCCCGGTCTAGAACCCCGCCCCGGCGAGGCAGGTCCCGGTCTAGAACCCCGCCCCGGCGAGGCAGGTCCCGGTCTAGAACCCCGCCCCGGCGAGGCAGGTCCCGGTCTAGAACCCCGCCCCGGCGTGGCAGGTCCCGGTCTAGAACCCCGCCCCGGCGTGGCAGGTCCCGGTCTAGAACCCCGCCCCGGCGAGGCAGGTCAGGGTCCTCTCCCAGGCGGGAGAAATCACTGATTTCAGCCAGGAGGAGCCGCTCTGGGTCGTCAGCTGAGCGGAGGAAGAAATCCAGGCTGCTCCTGCGGAGGAGCCGGTCAGACTCGTCGCCAGAAGTAAAGCAGAAATCCAGGAAAGTGTCAAGACGCAGCCGCTCCACATCGTCCCCTCGCCTACGGAAGAAATCCAGATCATCACCTCGGAGGAGCCGCTCTGGCTCATCATCTCGGCCAAAAAAGAAATCCAGATCTTCCCCTCGGAGGAGCCGGTCAGGGTCGTCTCCAGCGCTGAAAAAGAAATCCAGAACGCcgtccaggaggaggaggaggaggtctgGTTTGTCTCCGGCACTCAAAAAGAAATCCAGAACACCACCTAGAAGAAGCCGGTCTGGATCGTCTCCAGAAGTGAAGAAGAAATCCAGGTCATCCCCCAGACGAAGGAGATCTGGATCTTCTCCATTGGCGAGAAAGAAATCCAGATCACCACCGAGACGAAGCAGGTCTAGGTCTTCGCCAGTGTTGAAGAAGAAATCTAGATCACCGCCGAGACGAAGCAGGTCTAGGTCCTCACCAGTGTTGAAAAAGAAATCTAGAACACCCCCGAGACGAGGCAGATCTGGGTCCTCTTCAGTGGTGAAGAAGAAATCCAGATCACCACCTGTGAGAGGCCGATCTGGGTCTTCTCCAGCATTGAGAGAGAAATCTAGATCGCCCCCAAGACGCAGCAGATCTGGATCATCTCCAGCCATGCGAGAGAAATCTAGATCGCCCCCAAGACGCAGCAGATCTGGATCATCTCCAGCCATGCGAGAGAAATCTAGATCGCCCCCAAGACGCAGCAGATCTGGATCATCTCCAGCCGTGCGAGAGAAATCTAGATCGCCCCCGAGACGCAGCAGATCTGGATCATCTCCAGCCGTGCGAGAGAAATCTAGATCGCCCCCGAGACGCAGCAGGTCTGGATCATCTCCAGCATTGAGAGAGAAATCTAGATCGCCCCCGAGACGCAGCAGATCTGGATCATCTCCGGCCGTGCGAGAGAAATCTAGATCGCCCCCAAGACGCAGCAGATCTGGATCATCTCCAGCAGTACGAGAGAAATCTAGATCGCCCCCGAGACGAAGCAGATCTGGATCATCTCCAGCTGTGCGAGAGAAACCAAGATCACCCCTGAAACGAAGCAGATCTGGATCCTCAccagaacagagagagaaatctATATCACCTCCTGCGAGAGGCAGGTCTGGCTCCTCTCCTGGGTTGAAGAAGAAATCCAGTTCTCCTCAAAGGCAAAGTGGGCTTGGATCTTCACCAGCAGTGGAAGGGAAATCCAGATCTTCTCCAGGGAGAAGCAGATCTGGATCCTCTCCAGAATTGAAGAAGGTGTCTAAGACCTCTCCAAGACACAGTGGTGCTGTGTCTTCTCCAGTGGTGGAAGAGAAATCTAGCTTGCTTCCAAGATGTAGCCAGTCTGGATCCTCTCCAGAACCGATGAAGAAATCCAGATCGCCGCCTGCGAGAGGCAGGTCTGGATCCTCTCCAGAACTAAACGATAAATCTAGCTCACCACTCCCAAGGCATAGCCAATCAGGATCTTCTCCAGAGCCAAAAAAGAAATCCAGATCACCTCCAAGATGTGTTAAGCCTGGTGCCTCTCCAGTGGTGAAGGAAAAATCCAGATCTCCTCAGCCATGGCAAAGCCGATCCGGATCCTCTCCAGAAGTGAAAAAGAAGTCCCCATCTCCGCCCATGAGAGGGGTTTCTGCAGAGCAAGCAAAATCCAGATCGCCTCCCTCACTGAGCGGATCTGGATCATTGTTGACACTGAAAGGGAAATCCAGTTCGCCCCCAAGACGCAGCCGATCCGGATCCTCTCCAGGGTCAGGAAGCAAGCTTGGGGCAGTTTCAAAACACAGCAGGCCCGTGGTTTCTCCAGAAGCTACAGAGTTAGTGAGGATTTTAGCAAGTCAGGTCAAGCCGACGTCTCCTGAGACAAAAGACAAATATGGAATGTCCCCAAGAAGGAGCAGATTGGGGTCGTCCCCTGGCATCAGAGAGAAATCCAGAACACCTCCAAGCAGCTCGGAGTCTTCTCCAGAACGGGCAGAAATATCCTCATCACCTCTGAGACGCAGCAGATCTGGCTCGCCCCCGAGGCCGCGGGAGAAGTCCCGGTCGCCCCCGAGGCCGCGGGAGAAGTCCCGGTCGCCCCCGAGGCCGCGGGAGAAGTCCCGGTCGCCCCCGAGGCCGCGGGAGAAGTCCCGGTCGCCCCCGAGGCCGCGGGAGAAGTCCCGGTCGCCCCCGAGGCCGCGGGAGAAGTCCCGGTCGCCCCCGAGGCCGCGGGAGAAGTCCCGGTCGCCCCCGAGGCCGCGGGAGAAGTCCCGGTCGCCCCCGAGGCCGCGGGAGAAGTCCCGGTCGCCCCCGAGGCCCCGAGAGAAGTCCCGGTCGCCCCCGAGGCCCCGGGAGAAGTCCCGGTCGCCCCCGAGGCCGCGGGAGAAGTCCCGGTCGCCCCCGAGGCCCCGAGAGAAGTCCCGGTCGCCCCCGAGGCCCCGAGAGAAGTCCCGGTCGCCCCCAAGACGCAGCAGGTCGGGCTCATCTCCCAGGCCTCGAGAGAAATCCCGATCTCCTGCAAGGTATGGCAGTTCTGGCTCATTTCTGAGATCTAGAGAGAAATCCAGATCGCCTGCAAGGTACAGTATATCAGGCTCGTCCCTAAGACTTCGAGAAAAATCCAGATCTCCTCCAAGGCGTGGCAGGTCCGGCTCATCCCCGAGACCTCGAGAGAAGCTGGGGGcgtctcccagaagcagccgctCTGGGTCGTCTCCAGAGAGACCCAAGGGCCCGACGAGGCGTGGTCGGTCCAGCTCCCCCTCCAGAAGGGGGAAGTGGAGATCTTCCCTGCGGCGAGGAAGATCTGGGTCGTCGCCCAGGAGAACCCGCTCCCGGTCCATCTCCAGACGAGGCAAATCCAGAAGCTCCCTGCGGAGGGACCGATCCATCTCGTCGCCCGGCAGGAGCCGCTCGAGATCCACCTCGCGATTCTCCCGCCGCCGGGAGCGCTCGCCGTCCTCGCCCCGCCGCGGCAGATCCCGCACGCCGCCCCGCCGAGCCCGAGCGGGGTCTTCCCCCCGGCGCCGCGGCTCCCGGCAGCCCCGCTCCCGCTCCCCGCCGAAACTGGACGTCTCCCGCACTCCAGCCTCTTCCTACCGTGGCCGCTCGAAGGCGTCACCAGCCAGGACCCGCTCAGGCTCGGGCTCACCAAAACGAGCTGGGAGGAGGTCCCGCTCACCGCCGGTGCTGGAGAAATACCCCAAAGTGGGAGCAGCTGACAAGACAGCACCAGGCAGAGCTGAGAAGACGTCGCCCGTGGTGGTGGTGCCCATCCGGCGCAGTCCGTCCTGCTCTCCGCCGGCACCGGACGAGGCCTCCCCCAAAGCCAGGAAAgcccattcccctgcccccaagatcCACTCCCCACGGTCAGAGGGATCTCTGGGAGCGGTGAGGAATGGGGGTCCAGCGCCCGCCTGGACCCTGAACTCCTGCCCTGTCGCCCCTGGGGGCTCCCCACCTGCCGGCCGCCTCCCCCCAGCCAAAGGGCCAGAGAAAGTCagatcttcctcctcttcctcttcctcctcctcctctgcatcCCACAAggtgcccagccccctgcccgccccactCCCGGTGCTGCCCCCCAAGGAGGAAGACAGGGAAGGGCCAAAGGTCAAGTCGGAGCCGCCAGCCCCGGAGGGGCCCGGGGAGCTGCCAGACAAAGCCCGGAGTGGAGTCCCCAAGCTGCTGGTGCCGCTGCCGGTGCCCCCCCGCACCCCGTCCAAAGAGAAGAGGAGCTCGTCCACCTCCTCGTCGTCCTCCTCGTCGTCCTCGTCCTCTTCCtcgtcctcttcctcctcctccgacTCCAGCTCCAGCTCTTCGGAGTCCAGCCACGACTCTCCAGCGAGCAAGGGGCCCGACCTGGAGACAGCGAAGAAAGA GCCCCTGAGTCCGGCGCAGAAGGAGCTGGCCCGCGAGGGGCGCCCCCTGGAGGTGGCCAAGCGGAAACGCCGTTCCCGaagctccagcagctccagcagcagctcaacGTCTTCATCCTCCTCGtcgtcctcctcatcttcctcctcgtcgtcgtcctcctcctcctcgtcctcttcttcctcctcctcctcttcctcctcctctcctaaGCCGGGGCCCCAGCCACAGCCGAAGGCGGCCCCCAAGAAGCTCTCGCCTGAGCAGAGGCG CTCCCGGAGCCCCCGGAAACCGATCGACTCCCTGCGTGACTCGCGCTCTCTCAGCTACTCCCCGGCCGAGCGGCGCCGGCCCTCCCCCCCGGAGCCCCCCCCGGCCCAGCGGGAGCGGCACAG GTCGCCGTAG